A part of Camelus ferus isolate YT-003-E chromosome 6, BCGSAC_Cfer_1.0, whole genome shotgun sequence genomic DNA contains:
- the LOC116664291 gene encoding 60S acidic ribosomal protein P2-like gives MRYVASYLLAALGGNASPSAKDIKKILDSVGREADDDRLNKVISELNGKNIEDVIAQGIGKLASVPAGGAVAVPAAPGSAGPAAGSAPAVAEEKKEEKKEESEESDDDMGFGLFD, from the coding sequence ATGCGCTACGTCGCCTCTTACCTGCTGGCCGCGCTCGGGGGCAATGCCTCCCCCAGCGCCAAGGACATCAAAAAGATCCTGGACAGCGTGGGCAGAGAGGCAGACGATGACCGGCTCAACAAGGTCATCAGTGAGCTGAACGGAAAGAACATCGAGGACGTCATTGCTCAGGGCATCGGCAAGCTGGCCAGCGTGCCTGCTGGCGGGGCTGTGGCCGTCCCAGctgccccaggctctgcaggTCCTGCTGCGGGTTCTGCCCCAGCCGtagcagaggaaaagaaggaggagaagaaggaggagtcAGAGGAGTCAGACGATGACATGGGGTTTGGCTTGTTCGACTAG